From the Tenacibaculum dicentrarchi genome, the window AAAAATAGAGCTGAAATTATATTAGAAAATGCTCATAAAATTGCAACAAAAATTGAAAATGAAGCTAATTCAAAAGCTGAAAGTATAGCCGGAGAAGCTTGGGAAGCAAAGAATAATGCTGAACAGTATCAAAAAACTGTAAAAGCTATGAAAAATATCATTAAAGGTTATGGAGACGAATATTTAATACCTAACCATTCACTTCTAGACGATTTAGCAGAAGAATATAATCATAAAAAAGCTGGTCAAGAACTTGCACAAATTAGAACACTTATAAAGTCTATGATTAAAAATAATGAAGTTGCAGAATGTGATTATGTTGAAGTTCATAGAAAAACAACAGCAATTGAATTTGTCCTAGATGCCTTTAATGGAAAAGTTGATACTATAATGGCTAAAGTTAAATATGACAATTATGGCAAACTTCAACAATCTTTAAAAGATGCTTTTCGTCTGGTAAATCATAATGGTAAAGCCTTTAGAAATGCAAAAATTACAAATAGATATTATGAAACCGTTTTAGAACAATTAAAATTAGCAGTTACAGTTCACGAAATAAAGAAACAAGATTTACAAGAGCAAAGAGAAATACGAGAAGCTATTAGAGAAGAAGAAAAAGCAAGAAGAGATTTTGAAAAAGCTAGAAAAGAAGCTGAAAAAGAAGAAAAAATGCTTGAAAAAGCAAGGAAAGAAATTGAGGCAAAATTACTAAAAGTTGCTGACGAAGATAGAGCTAAATTTGAGCAAGAACTAGAAAATATTAAGCAAAAACTATTTATAGCAGAAGAGAAAGGACAAAGAGCAATGTCAATGGCTCAACAAACAAAAAGAGGACACGTTTACATAATTTCTAATGTTGGTTCATTTGGAGAAAACGTATATAAAATTGGACTAACAAGAAGGTTAGAACCTTTAGACAGAGTTAAAGAATTAGGAGATGCTTCTGTTCCATTTACATTTGACGTTCACGCAATGATTCATTCAGAAGATGCTCCGAAATTAGAAAAAGAATTACATAGAACTTTCGATTCTGAAAGAGTAAATAAAGTAAATTACAGAAAGGAATTTTTCGCTATGCCAATTAGTGAAATCAAGGCTAAAGTCGATACATTTAAATTAGAAACACATTGGACAATGAAATCAGAAGCTTTGGAATACAGAGAGAGTTTAGAAATGAAGAAAAGACTGCTAGAAAAAACAAATAACTAGCCCCAACAACGTATATAATTTATTGCTAGTACTAGCCTACTTACGAAAATCCTTAGGGATTTTCTATTCCGTTTTTATTTACTAAATTTAGTGCTTTAAAAACGCAACAAACCATATACAAACCGTTAACCTGCATTAAGCCAAATTACACGGAATATTAACGTAATTAAGCGTTTTCGAAAAGTAAAATCCTGACAAAGATTACGTGAATCTATTTGTAATGAAAATAGCCGACTTTCTAGCTCGTTTACGCAATAGAAACGGAATCGTAAAACAGTAGATTTTGACAAATATTACGTAAGATTTTGCTTATAATTCCGAAATAAAACCGTAGATTTTTTAGCTCGTTTACGCAATCGAAAATAAAAATGAAAAAATGTTCGGAATATTACCGATTTTAGATTTTTTAGCGTAAGTTTATATGAAAATTTAGACAAGTTAAACGCCGAATAAAAACGCTGAAAAATGTGTGATTTTATAACGGTATTTTAATTAAAAAAGAAAAAACGCACGTTAACAAAGTGTATGAGCGCATATTTTCCTGGCGGAAAAATACGCCACATACACTAGGCGTTAACCTGCATTAAGCCAATTACACGAAATATTAACGTAATTAAACATTTTCGAAAAGTAAAATTCTGACAAAGATTACGTGAATCTGTTTGTAATGAAAACAGCGGATTTCCTAGCTTATTTGCGCAATCAAAACGGAATTGTAAAACAGCAGATTTTGAAAAATATCACGCAAGAATTTGTCTATAATTCCGAAATGAAAATGGCGGACTTTTTAGCTCGTTTACGCAATCGAAAATAAAAATGAAAAAATGTTCGGAATATTCCCGATGTTAGATTTTTTAGCGTAAGTTTATATGAAAATTTAGACAAGTTAAACGCCGAATAAAAACGCTGAAAAATATGTGATTTTATAACGGTATTTTAATTAAAAAAAAAGAAAAAAACGCACGTTAACAAAGTGTATGAGCGCATATTTTCCTGGCGGAAAAATACGCCACATACACTAGGCGTTGCAAGTAATTGGCAAAAAATCACGCAAATTATAATGTGTTTTTTAAGGCTAATAAAGAAGTATAATCGGAAACTATTTCCCTAAAAACCCTCTAAAGAATGAGCAAAATACTGAAAAACTTACGCAACTGTTGATTTAAAAGACTGACGCATAAATCAATAAAAACGGAATGAATAAAACTGACCGAATTACCATCCAAAATCTGAATTTATAACGGCTGTAGAATTGAGAAAATGCAGAAAATTGGAATTGGAAAATTGACGCAACCGCTGATTTAAAATATTGACGCATAAATCAATAAAAACGGAATGAATAAAACTGACCGAATTATCATCCAAAATCTGAATTTATAACGGCTGTAGAATTGAGAAAATGCAGAAAATTGGAATTGGAAAAAACAGCATTATAAACTGA encodes:
- a CDS encoding DUF4041 domain-containing protein, whose protein sequence is MTFLLTICIIIIIVLLSKNSSIKKERDNKGKEISDLNDELKKERDNKEKEISDLNEKFKKEKNNFSEYQKSTEYLKKYEPIKDIDNELKKISNEIEQRLEKTKIEVEEIIQSSKSEVNTIRKEAREKATETKNRAEIILENAHKIATKIENEANSKAESIAGEAWEAKNNAEQYQKTVKAMKNIIKGYGDEYLIPNHSLLDDLAEEYNHKKAGQELAQIRTLIKSMIKNNEVAECDYVEVHRKTTAIEFVLDAFNGKVDTIMAKVKYDNYGKLQQSLKDAFRLVNHNGKAFRNAKITNRYYETVLEQLKLAVTVHEIKKQDLQEQREIREAIREEEKARRDFEKARKEAEKEEKMLEKARKEIEAKLLKVADEDRAKFEQELENIKQKLFIAEEKGQRAMSMAQQTKRGHVYIISNVGSFGENVYKIGLTRRLEPLDRVKELGDASVPFTFDVHAMIHSEDAPKLEKELHRTFDSERVNKVNYRKEFFAMPISEIKAKVDTFKLETHWTMKSEALEYRESLEMKKRLLEKTNN